Below is a window of candidate division KSB1 bacterium DNA.
CCTTTTGAGACTCTCGATGGCAAAGTCATAATTAGCAAATTGATAACCAATGACATTGTGATGAGCAATCTACGTGCAGATATGATTATCAGGAACAATGTCCTTTCCATTAAAAACGTTAGGTCTGATCTGTATTCTGGCAAACTCACAGGAAGTGCAACCGCTGATTTTAATGATCCAAGTGGGCTTGCTTATACAATACAGATGAAAGGCGACGGGCTGGATGTGAACGACTTTGCAACCACAGCAATCCCAATCGAGGATGCCTTCTTTGGCAAAATGCAGATAGAGGTGAATGCAAATGGCACAGGTTTATCCACCGAAGAAATAAAGAAAAATATAGTTGCTGAAGGCGCCACAGTCGTATTTGACGGAAAAATAGTCAATCTGCCAGTTCTACATTCACTTGCTAATTTCCTGAACCTGCCATCATTTGAAGAGATTAGTTTTAAAACCCTGAACAACAGCTTTAAACTCCAAAATGAAAAACTCTCATTTGAAAACTTTGAGATGAAGGCTTTTGACAACGACCTCTCCCTTGGTGGCTTTATCGGGTTAGATGGCTCACTAGATATTTCAGTTAGCATGCTTTTGTCTGAAGAACTCACTCAACGATTTCATAAAAAGGCGGTAAAAGTTCCTAACGTCTTTCTTGTAGATTCCAGCAGATTGCCATTGGACTTTATTATAAAAGGCACCAAAGACAACCCAGAGATAAGATGGGACACAGAGAAAGCTGTTAGCCGAGCTGCTGAAAAAACCGTTCAAACAGGATTAGAAAAAGGATTGGAAAAAATCTTTGGTAGCTTGAAAACAGATTCCCTGGAATCCAACAAGGATAAAAAAGAAGGGGATCCATTGAAAAATGTTCTGGAGGGACTCTTTGGGAAGAAGAAGAAAAAGAAAAAAGGTAAACAAGAAAACAATTAGATCTTTTTTAATTCTTGGCTATTGATGATAAAACAGTAGTATAGCTGGGGGATGTAGCGCCAAAATGTGAAAATAGAAACTGTAAGCGGAGGGAATGATTATTGAAAAAGTAAACATAAACATAGTTGATTCGAGAGGAGGAAGGATGGGAGTTGACTCTCAAAAAATCAACCGGATAATGCTTTTTGTACTTTTGGCGTTCTTGTGGAGTACTTCTCCTAGTTTCGGACAACGCACAAAACAACTTACAAAGAATCCTGCAAAAAGTGATTCTGTAAAAATTCTTCGCAAAAAGTACAGAGCAAAAAAGACTTGGGAACAGTTGGTTTCCCTGCCGGGCACACTGGTAAGTTTGCCGTTGGTATTATTCTTCAAATTAAATGAAGAATTGGTCGGTTATACTTACGAGCATAAATTGGTTCCCAGGGCTTTGGGTTTCCTGACATCTGATGACGGGGAATGGGGGCTCAGGCCAAGATATACCACTCGCTCCGGATATGGCATCAAACTGTTTCGCAAAGGGCTGATTTCGGAACAGTCTAATTTAAATTTAACTCTCACCGGCACAACCCACGGACGTCAAAGTTACCGGTTGTGGTTTAAAAACGTTGATTTCCTCAATGGTGTGCTTTTTGGTGAAGGGTTAATCCGCTACCGAAAACTGCTCGGTGAAAATTTTTACGGCATCGGGAACGACACGCCCACTTCTAATCGCAGCAATTATGACCATAAGCTGCTTACCTCAGAAATTACCCTGGGAGTAAGGCCGTCTAAAGCATTTGCTTTAAGTGTCGTAGCCGGCTATGATTACAACAAAATCCTCGAGGGCAGCAATAATGATTCGCCACCCACCCAGGAAAAATTTGGTGAGAGTAATTTACCCGGTTTACGAGAAAAAGTTAAAGTCTTCAGATACAAGCTCGGTCTGCACCTGGATACGAGAAATCGACCCGGAAACACGTCGAGTGGTAATGAAAGTTTGCTGACCGGGACGGTTTTCAAACAAAAAGACGGTGACCGCTTTGATTTTTGGAAAATTTCAGCGGATATCCGGCAATACATTCACCTTTTTCACAACCGCGTTTTGGTGTTGCGGTTGGCCAGCGAAATAACCGAACCATTTGCAAATAAGGAAATCCCATTTTATTATTTGAGTACCCTGGGGCTGCACGATTCTATCCGTGGCTACCGCAGAGGTCGATTTTACGACCGGGATTTTCTCATTACCACGTTGGAATACCGCATTCCTTTCTGGTATTCTGTCGACACCATGCTTTTTGTGGATGCCGGCCAGGTCGCTTCCGATATTTTACATGATTTTAAGCTCAACAAATTTCAGTTCGGCTATGGATTGGGGTTTCGGCTCTGGTCGGAAGAAGGATTTGTCGCCTCGATTGAACTGGGTTTGAGCGATGAAAAAGTGCGAATTTCTTTAAAGGTGGAATAATGTGGCCATTTAATAAATTAAAGAAGGTTTTATTGTTTCGTTTGCCGGGTGTTGTTTTAAGGTCAATTTTCGGTTTGTGTTTTTTGATTGTTCTTTTTTCGAGTTGTGGCACGAGCCACAGGTTTGTCGTTCCGGACCCGCCGCCTGATGACAGGAAGCCCGTGCTCATGCCCGAAGCGAGAGATCTCAATTTAGCTGAGGATAATGTTGAAAAAATCGCCACCGTGACAACGCAACGTTTTTTTGACCTTTCCCGGCATTTCAGGAGTTTAGCAGGGAGCCCAAGGCAGGCGTTTAATGTAGATGCATTTGATGAAGTTTACAATTCGAGCTGGTTTATCAATCGCAATGCGAGAAAAGAAATGTCCGTGGAAGAAATTGCGCGTGGCCCAAATACCGGGACCGGACCAGACACATCCGGCCTGTGGCTGATTTTCAGAGCCAAGGCAGAGGGGGTGACTCCAGGGTTTTTCATTGAAGACAGCAGAGGGGATAAATATGTCATAAAATTTGATCCGGCAGGATATCCCGAATTGGCCTCCGGTGCGGAAGTGGTTTCAACAAAGCTTTTTTATGCCGCCGGATATAATGTTCCTGAAAACTACATCGCTTTCTTCCATCCTAAGATTCTCCAGCTAAAAAAAGATGTTAAATTTACAGATAAAACCGGCACCAAACGAAGCATGAACCAACAGGATCTGGAGGAAATCCTCGCAAGAATACACAAAAGACAGGATGGACTCATTCGTGCTGCCGCTAGCAAATATCTTCCAGGTCAACTCCTTGGAGGGTTTAAATATATCGGTATCCGCGAGGATGATATGAATGATTTTATTCCCCATGAGCACCGCCGTGACTTACGTGGGTTAAAAGTGATAGCCGCCTGGTTAAATCATTACGACACAAAAGCCAACAATTCCCTCGATATATTTTACAAAAATCAATATGTCAGGCATTACTTGATCGATTTTGGTTCCACACTTGGCAGCCAGGGCGATGAACCCATGCCGCCTGAAATTGGCCGTGAAGGTCCGGCCGATCCAGTGCAGACGTTCAAATCCATCGCCTCCCTTGGTATTTATCGGCGTCCTTGGGAAAAGCAGCCTGAAATTAAATACCTGTCCATCGGAAATTTTTCAGCAAAAAGTTTTAAGCCCGATAAGTATAAATATATTTTACCCAACCCGGCCTTTGGGAATGCAACGAGCTTAGATGATTATTGGGGAACCAAACTGGTGATGTCTTTTACGGATGAACAGATAAGAACTGCGGTCGAGCAGGGGCAGTATTCGGATCCGCCGGCTGCAGAGTATCTTATCCAAACGCTCATCGAGCGGCGGGATATTGTAGGCAGAACCTGGTTTAGTAAGATGAACACTCTGGACCATTTTGAATTGCGGGAAACAGCGAGCGGGCAACAGGAACTATGTTTTCAAGACTTAGCTATTGATACCGGACTTGAATCCGGCAACAATCGCCAGTATGGTTTTGCGTTAAGAAAGAACGGCAAGATTATAGCTGGTTTTCAAAATATTGGCAATCGGACATGTGTCAACTTATCTGAATTAATTCCGGAAGTGCAAAAATTAAGTTCAGCCAACAGGAAAAATAGTATTTATGCTGCTCAGTGGGAAATCCGGTTGCAACTAAAAAGAAGCACTGATAGCAAATGGGTCAAAGTCTATCTTGAAATGGACGGTGACAGCCACAAGCTTAAGCTGCTCGGTCTTCGCCGTCAGGGATGAAATAAAAAGAAGGTTGGCGAAATTTAGGGGTATCAATCAATTGAATGTTAAGTATAACACTTGTTTGGAGCGGATGGCTGATTCTTAATGAAATCAAAAATTAGATTCAATTAAGTTTGATTTTGACGGATAGGAATGTGTTTCTAAAACCGCCACCGCTCAAACAAAACTCGTTTATGTTTTCAATCCGGGTGCCGCGCCGCCGGGTGAAAGTCTGGACTCAGGACGCCGTGGTTATGGTGTCATGGAAAGACCCCAAGATTCTCCTCCCGGAAACGCCCATGGCCGAGCAGACCCACTTTCTGGCCTGGGTCAAAGATAATGTGGATTTTGGTGTGCGGGCCAGAAGGGTGAATTGATTTTCTTCACTCCAACCCCGGGGTCTGATGGAAGGATTCCGGGGTGTTTTAAGCTGTAGACACCACGATAAACTCACGCCTCAAAAACTTCCCTCCACTCTTCAAACAATTCGATTTTCCCGGATATAAATATTTTTGAACATCGAAGGACACTGAAGAAACACCGAAAATATATTTTTTGGTTCGGTTAGAAGTTCTTTTGACATTAAAACCTAAGATTTATATATTTAAAGCAGGTTGCAAGTGCTGGATAAACCCCAAATGTGTTTCCTTATTTTTTGTGCACTAAGCATAGGATTTACAATAAAGTAAATACGAACTTTGATTTAAAAATCGTGGATTTATCCGGCCTAATACACCGGTTTTTTTAACCTATTAGGCCCAATAATCTTATGTTATGTGTAAGAAATGTATGACAGAAAATAATTGCCGTAGTTATCAATATTGCTATAACTCAAGGAATTAATCCTAACGCTTCAATGGCAGAAATTGGATTAGAGTGGTTAAACAAAATGCCTGAGCATTGGAAAGTTAATAAATGGAAATATGTCTTTAATATTAGAAATGGTCAAGTTGATCCTAAAAATTATCCAGAACAAATTTTATTAGCCCCAAATCATATTGAGAGCGGAACGGGTGAAATTCTATATAAAGAAACTGCCTTTGAACAAAATGCTGAAAGTGGTAAGTATTTAGTGAAGAAGAATGACATAGTTTACAGTAAAATCAGACCGGAACTCAATAAGGTCTGTATTGCTGAAGATGATGGGTTATGCAGCGCAGATATGTATGCCATACATTCAAAACAAAATTATAATCAGGATTTTTTGAAGTTTCTTTTCCTTAGTGAATCATTTAATAAAGCTATGGTTGAATG
It encodes the following:
- a CDS encoding BamA/TamA family outer membrane protein → MGVDSQKINRIMLFVLLAFLWSTSPSFGQRTKQLTKNPAKSDSVKILRKKYRAKKTWEQLVSLPGTLVSLPLVLFFKLNEELVGYTYEHKLVPRALGFLTSDDGEWGLRPRYTTRSGYGIKLFRKGLISEQSNLNLTLTGTTHGRQSYRLWFKNVDFLNGVLFGEGLIRYRKLLGENFYGIGNDTPTSNRSNYDHKLLTSEITLGVRPSKAFALSVVAGYDYNKILEGSNNDSPPTQEKFGESNLPGLREKVKVFRYKLGLHLDTRNRPGNTSSGNESLLTGTVFKQKDGDRFDFWKISADIRQYIHLFHNRVLVLRLASEITEPFANKEIPFYYLSTLGLHDSIRGYRRGRFYDRDFLITTLEYRIPFWYSVDTMLFVDAGQVASDILHDFKLNKFQFGYGLGFRLWSEEGFVASIELGLSDEKVRISLKVE
- a CDS encoding restriction endonuclease subunit S, producing MAEIGLEWLNKMPEHWKVNKWKYVFNIRNGQVDPKNYPEQILLAPNHIESGTGEILYKETAFEQNAESGKYLVKKNDIVYSKIRPELNKVCIAEDDGLCSADMYAIHSKQNYNQDFLKFLFLSESFNKAMVECSMRVAMPKVNRDDVKNYQSAFPGEDEQQQIVDYIKREINKLNQVISKTNTEIEKIKEYQESLITSVVTGKLKVPE